The Cylindrospermum stagnale PCC 7417 genome segment ACCTCCAAGATGACCCTCTGCGACTGATGCGAGGATATCGCCAAGCCGCCCAACTTGGTTTTACCATTGAATCAGCTACCCAAGCAGCCATTCGCAGTTTAGCGCCATACATCACTCAAGTTGCAGCCGAACGAGTGCGGGTAGAAATTGGCTATCTGCTAGGGAGTTATCAGGGTACTGCTAAAATCACCAATGCTTGGGAAGATGGGTTATTGGCTTCTTTCTTCAAAAACGCCAACCGTGAAAGCTTGATTAAATTAGCAGCGGTTGACAAAGCAGCTACCTTACTCACAGAAAACTGGCCGCAATTAGGAATAGAACTGCAAAGATATGTGCGCGATACTATCAAAACTTCTTGGTTCGGTATTGCCAAACTCGCTTGTCTTGTTCACCCAAATCCAGAAATCGCCGAGATAGAGTTACAACAACTAACTTACAGCCGTGCAGAGATTCGCGCTGTAGCCATCGCCCTGAAACTGTTCCCGCAATTCAAAAAAACTAATATGTCCCTACGAGAACAATATTGTTTGTTCCAGGAAGTTGGGATTGTATTTACCGCTACAGCAGCGTTAGCTCTAGCACATGATGCCCCAGTAGATGCGATCGCACCATTGATCAGCCGCTACCTTAACCCTGATGATCTGGTCGCTCACACCACTCCGTTAGTGAGTGGTAAAGACCTCATCATAGCATTAAACATCCCCCCTTCGCCAATGGTGGGCAAAATGCTGACAGAGATTGCTGTAGCCCAGGTTGAGGGGAGAATTGGGACGGTTGAAGATGCGATCGCATTTGCACGGGGATTAGTTGAGAATTGATTTTAGTTAATCTGAAATCATTGCTAAAGAAAGATGTGGGGGGATAATATATAAAAAATTCCAACATGGTATAAATTTTTGCAGATGAAAAGATACTGGCAGCTACTGATTGCTTTTGTAATCGGAGTCGGGATATTTTGTGGTGTAAACTATGGAGAGAGCTTGTTTTTACCTGCCTTCAGTCGAGAAAATAGCGGGCAACAAAAAATATCACTCCAAACAAATACCTATTTAGAAAAAGTCCGACAAGACCAAAAACTGTTACGCACTTTTCTGCAAAAAATGCCTAAAGGTGGAGAATTGCACACCCACCTGAGTGGTGATATTACCCCAGAACGGTTATTAGAATTGGCAGCGCAATCAAAACAGATTAAATACTTTGTGCGAGTACCCAATCAAATTTACCGCGCAGACGACCCCAAAGCTTATCAATTTGTAGCATTATCACCAGATACTCAACCAGGTTCCCAAGATAGCAATCATACATTAATACCAGCTTCTCAGCTACTCAACCCACAGACAGAATCTCAACGTCAGCACAAACAAAAATATCGTCAAGCCTTGATGATATCTGAAGCCGAACCAGATCCAAATACAGTATTTTTTAACGCAACTTTTGCCCGTAGTGATGTTGTCACCAGCAACCCAGAAATTGTGCGTCAAATGTTAGCAGATGTGGTGGAAAAAGCACACAAGCATCACATCAGTTATGTAGAACCAATGTTATCTCCTTTCCCCGGTAATCCACTTGGTAAAAACAAGGCAGATGAATATAAAGTATTGAATCTGACTACATCACGAGAGTATTTGACTAGCTTGATAGAAGCAGTAGAACAAGCAAATCAACAGTTACCAAAAAACGAGCGTGTAGAAGTCCGATTTATGCTCTCTTTTCGTCGTACCAGCGCTAAACAGTTTACACAATTACCCATCGCTTTTGAATTAGCAGCCGCCAATGATAAAGTAGGTAAAATGATCGCAGGTATCAACCTCGTTGGTAACGAATACTCAACAGATCCAGAGATTGGTCAAGCAATAGCTCAACCAGATAATATTAGTAATTATATTATCGCATTACGTCGCCTTTATCCCTCAGTCCGCTTATCAATTCATGCAGGTGAAACTGATAAATGGGACTGGCACATTCGAGATTCAATTTTACTAGGAGCAGAGCGCATTGGACATGGAGTAAACTTAGTTACATCTCCAGAAGCCAAATCAGTCAAACAGATTTGTGATGCAGTCAATTCAGATACTATCTTCCAAGCAAAATCAGCAGAAGAATCACTGATGCGCCGACGTGGTATTTTGATTGAAGCTTGTCCAACAAGTAACCATTTACTATTAAAAATTCCCTTCACCTGTCATCCTTTTAAAAAATGGTTGAGAATGGGGATTCCGGTTTCTCTCAACACCGATGATGCTGGTATCTTTGGCACGAATATCACAGAAGAATTTGCCCGTGTAGTTGAGAGTCAACCAGATTTGAGTTGGGAAGAAGTCAAGAAAATCGCTCGTGCCAGTTTAGAACATGCATTTGTTTCTGAGTCAACTCAAACAGAGTTAATTAAAAATTGGGAAATGCAAATAAAGCAATTTGAAGCAGCTATCAATCAAGAGAGTTTGAAGAGTTAGAAAACTCGATCTTGGTATCTTCGCTAGTTGATACCAATTCTATATTCACCTAGAATTCATAAATTCTACAGCCTTGTACTTTTGCATAAGTGCTGGGCATCTTCAATAAAGTACAGATATTAGCAATTAAACTCTTGTGGGGTTGGCATCTTGCCCGCCCTTATCTATCTTATAAAGTTGTTGCTCAGTCAGTTCCCGATTTGATATTAAAATCAACTCTATCGCTTCCCGCAAACTTTCTCTCGCTTCTTCTAGTGTTTTTTCTTGTACATTCGCACCTGGTAACTCTTGGACATAGCCAATATACCAATCATCTACCTTTTCAAATACCGCAGTAAAGGAGTTTTCCATAAAAAATCACCAACCATAATATAAAACTTAGCATTTTTTCGGTTAAAATGGTTTAATGGGAAACCTAACACCTCACAAGCGAGGTACATAAAAAATGGTTCACAGCTTTACATTCCCACAAGAGATGATTGACAGCATTCAGGAAAGGATAGAATTCCTAGAAAGATGCCTGAATGATGCTAACCCGCAAGATGAAGCAATGGCAGAAATAATTGAGTTGGCTAATAGTCGGCAAATATCTCTTAGTCAACTTAAAGAGGAAGCCAGACAAATGCTATATCTGCTTCATAAATTTTTGAAGTTAGATAAAAAGCTAAAAGCAAAAGAACAACAGGATGATTTATCACTTCTACTCTTTGTTAGATACAATTTCCTATATAAGGAAATCATGGATAAATACTGGGACTTTTTTCAAAATGAAAAAGGTAGAGAAGCCGTTAAAGCAATTACTTTGAGTTTAGGTAAATCATACATAAAATTGAAAAAAGAATTTGACTCTAGAGATGCTCAAAAAGATGAATTATACATTATTGTAGAAACACTAAAGCACTTAATACAATCAGTAATCACTGTTGTTTTAAACATTAACATATTAACCGAAGAAAAAGTTAATGCGTTGAATCTAAATACTTCCATTTCCCAAGAATCGGAAACTACGCTAACCTTTTTGGCATCTATGAAAAAATGGGATCAGGTGTACAGAAATCTTGCAAAATCCTAAATTTGTTGAAAAAGAAGATGTGTTAAGTATACATGATAAGCAATTAAGGCTGTATGGTGGCTTACCAGGTATACGAGATGAAGGTTCGCTAGAATCTGCTATTTCCGCACCTCAAGCAACCTTTGGGGGAGAATTTTTATATCCGACAATTGTGGAACAAGCAGCAACATACTTATTTAACATAAATAAAAATCATGCTTTTATAGATGGTAATAAGCGAGTTTCGTTTGCTGTTATGGTGACATTCTTGAACATGAATGATTACAAAATTAACAAGGAAGGCAAGGAAGCAGAGGAATTAACAATACAGGTTGCTGATAATAAAGTGAATAAACAAGAATTAATTGAAATTCTGAAAGATTGCATTACAGAACTATTTTAAACAGTAGGTTAGCATAAATAATTAAAGGTTCGTAGTGAGGGCTTCAGCCCTCTCTTTGAGACGACGCTACGCGGTAAGCGCAGCTATAAAAGAGGGCTATAGCCGCTTACTACAAGCCAATCTCAATATTTTTATATTCCTTAACTTAGTTTGATTTATTTTCGCTTAATTACTTACTCGAAAATATTACCAGCTTTCAAAATCTGTTCAGCAGTCAAATTCAAATTTGCGAAAGTTGGTGAAACTATCAAATCACTACCTCTAAAATGACTAACTTGGTATTCCCCATCTATCAATTCGTGAATAGAAATAGTTGGTTCTTTAGGATTACCAATAAACCTTCTACTCCCCAGCGCTAGATAGTCTACAATCCAGTATTCATGAATGCCTAACCTTTCATAATCACCAAGCTTTTTATAATAATCATCTTGCCAGTTAGTACTAACAACTTCAATAACTAAGGGAATAGAATCTGGTTGAGAAATTATTGCTGATTTTTTCCAGGTGGCGTCATTTGCTAAAATAGATCGATTTATCACCAATACATCTGGTAAATAGCTTGATTCGCTTGCAGGTGGCTTAACAAAAGTTGTTCTTGGTATTCCATAGGGTAAGTTTAAGCGTAAATACTCAGCCGTGATTCTCTCAGATAAAAAACAAATAATATCTTCATGAAAACCTACAGGTGGATTCATTTCAACAATTACCCCATCATGTAATTCATAGCGTCCTTTATCAGGTAGCCATTCTATAAATTCTGCAAAAGTTACTATTTTTGGTAAGGCTTGAACCATAATTCACCTACGGAAAGTTAATTCACGATCCTTAACTAAACCTGCAATTTTTCTATTTTGTCAAGTTCCAAATTCAATCCTCCAACGCTTCTATAAATTCATCCGCAGTAATTCCCGCTTTAGAAATTAGACTGCGTAAAGTACCGCGTGCTACTTCATAATGATTTGGTACAGAAAGTGTAGCTGGATGTCCTTCCTTTGTGAGAATAATATGACTCCCACGCTGACGGGAAACCTCCCAGCCTAGTTTCTCAAATGCCTTAATAACCTCCGTAGGTTTCAATATTGGTATAGCAGGCATTAGATATAAACTTCCACTTCACGAGTTATCACAGTCAATGGCATACCTTTTTTAAGTCTCACTTCTAAACATTCCTTAATTGCATCTTGAATATTTTCTTCAGCCTCTCGTTCAGTTTTACCTTGACTAACACAACCAGGAATTGATGGACATTCAGCAATAAAGATTCCATCTTCATCTTGAAAGATAGTAATGATAAATTTCATAGGTTTTGCTGGCATTTTACACCGTCACTCCTTCCAATTGTTCATCAGTCAAATCATACAACTGGCGCAATTTATCTAACTTATCTTGATCAGTTTGCCAGAAACCGCGTCCATGTGCTTCTAACATTCTGCCGATGATATTTCGGAAAGCTTCAGGATTAGCTTTGCGTAACTTCTCCGCCATGTCTGCGTCTAAAGCATAGGTATCAGCGGCTTGGTCATATACCCAATCATCAGTAAAATCCGCAGTACCACCCCAACCGATTAATGCCGTCATCCGTTGGGAAATTTCAAAAGCACCACCAGAACCTTGATTAGCCATTGCATCGGCCCATTTGGGATTTAGTAACTTAGTGCGGTATTCCATCCGCAGCAAATCATCTAAATTTCGGGGTGTGGTGTCCTTAGAGAAACTTTCGACAAAGCTAGTTGTTACCTTTTTACCGCTTTGCTTTTCGGCTGCTTTCTTCAAACCGCCAGTGTTGGCGTAGTATTCCTGAATATCAGTTAACCCATATTCTACCGAGTCGATTTCTTGGATAATGCGATCGCTAGTTTTCAGCAATGTCTGCAAAACTTCCGGTCTAGCCTGACCCTTATCTTCCCTACCATAGCTAAAAACATTGCGACTTTGCCAAGTATTCCCCAACTCCTCCCCAGACTCCCAGTTACCATCCACAACCCTGTCATTCACCAAAGAACCAAAATCACCCGCAGGATTAGAAAACAACCGCGCCGACGTATTCTCAACCCCTTGCGCCTTCAAAGCCAAAGCGTGTTTTCTAATAAAATTCTCTTCCTCCGACTCATCAGCATCAGCAGCCCGTTGAAACAAATCATCCAACAACTCGATAATATTCACAAAACTATCCCGAAAAATTCCCGATAGATTCCCCAACACATCGATTCGAGGATGTCCCACATCTCCAAGAGATTTCAACTCATATCTAACAATTCTGCCAGTCCCCTCCTTAACAGGTTCAGCCCCCACCAATTCCAAAAGAATACCTAGAGATTCACCCTTAGTTTTAATCGCATCCAAACCCCATAACAAAACCGCCACAGTTTCCGGATATTTCCCATGTTCATCTAAATGCTGAGAGATCATCTTTCGGCCAATTTCCCTACCTCTTTCAAAAGCCGCAGGCGAAGGCATTCGATAAGGATCTAAAGCATGAATATTCCGCCCCGTAGGCAAAACCCCAGCCCCATCACGCAACAAATCACCACCAGGCGCAGGAAGAATAAACTCCCCATTCAAACCCCGCAAAAGATTTGTTAACTCATCAGTAGATTGCATCAACAAATCCCTAATTTCTCCTTCCTCCTCTTGGCGTTCTTGGCATCTTGGCGGTTCGTTATCCTCCCCAAAATAACCATTCAAATACCCCGCCATTTCCTCCTCATTCGGCGCTTCACCCAAAACATGCAACCCAGAAGAAAACAGCCGACATTCTAGAACTTGCAGATACTCATACAACTTCACCAGATAATCATCAAAAGCATGACCACTAAACAACCGCACATTTTCCGGACTAAAAGTAATCCCCAACCGTTTAGCATCTTCAAAAGGACAATCAGCATCTAAACCAGTATCAACAATCTTCTTACAAATCCCTTCCTTCAGCAGATAATTCTTTTGCGGATCTTCGCGATATTCAGCAATTAAATCCCTTAAAGCCACCAACTCCTTATATAAACCTGCACGACCATAAGGTGGTACATTGTGAGAAATTAACACCCCATAACCGCGACGCTTTGCCAAAATAGATTCAGAAGGATTATTCGCCGCATATATATAGAGATTAGGCAAATTTCCTAACAAAATATCAGACCAAGAATAACCAGTATTACCCAACGGTGAACCCGGCAACCATTCCACAGTTCCGTGCATACCAAAGTGAACTACAGCATCAGCTTGAAAATCATTTTGTAGCCATTTATAAAAAGCAGCATATTGGGGATGAGGGGTTAAATCTCTTTCAAACATTAAGCGCATAGGGTCGCCTTGAATTCCCAAAGGTGGTTGTACACCTATCCAGATATTTCCTAACTGCACACCGCCAATATTAAATTCATCACCATAAGTTTTAATACCCGTTCCCGTGAGAGATTTCCATTGTTTTTCGATGCGAGAAGTGCGGAGATATCCTAACCATTTTTCTAGAGTACGCGCATTCACAGAAGAACCCCCCCTAACCCCCCCGTAAACGAGGGGGGATATGACTCCCTCTCCGCTTGCGGGGAGGGTTGGGGTGGGGTTCTCATCTGCTGCTTTCACACGGCGAATTAATTCTTCGCCATCATCAGGAATATCGCCGACGGTATAACCTTGGTCTTTGAGTGCATGAAGAAATTTTATTAAACTGCGGGGAACATTTAATAATGCAGCAGTACCTACAGCGCCATAACCAGGGGGAAACCCATATAAAATAATCGAAATTTTGCGTTCTGATACAGGTTTTTGCCGCAAAGAAACCCAGCTTTTGACTCTACCAATTAATCTTTGTACTCGTTCAGGAACTAAATAAATTTGTTCACCAACTAAACCGCCGAGGGGGATAGTATCAATTGCCCCGTCTAGTTCTGGTAAGGCATACAAGACTACACTTTGCAGTCCGCCGACACCTTGGCGTGTCCATGAGTAGATATCTTGAATTAGCAGGGGTGCGGCGATAATGTAGGGTATATTTTTAGCGGTAAGAATGCGTTTGGCGACTTCTATTTGCCGCCCTGCTTCCATTGAACCTGCGGGTCCACCGACTAAAGGAAAGCCGATTGTGGAAACGATTGCATCTATTTTAACTGCTTCATTAGAAAGTGAGGGAGTTTGAATATTACCTAGTTGTCGTTGTTGAATTTCGTAGTCGGTTGTCATCCAATCGCGGACTGCAACGTGTCCTTCTACGCCGTTGATAAAGATGGGTAAGGGGATTAATCCGGCTGTTTCAAATTGGCTAATTAGTTGGGGAATGTAGGGTAGTTTGGTAATAACGTGTTTGCGATAAAGAAGAATACCGACTACGGGTTTTATTGATGGAGATCCCCCCAACCCCTCTTGGAAAGGGGGGCTAGTTCTGATCTTCTTTTGGTACCATTCTAAATATTCGCGGGGGGATGTAAAAAACCCTTGATAGTCGGGATGGAGTAATCCCATGTTGGGGGTTTCTAGTGGTGGTGGAATGTCGCCGATTTTTAATTTTAGGTATTTTTCTGCTAGTGTCCAGAATAATGAGGCGACGTTTTCTGGACCGCCTGCATTCCAGTAGCCATAGATAATTAACCAGTTACGTAAGTCTTGGACTTTTTGTACTGGGACGAATTTGAGGAGTTTGGGGCCGATTTTTAAGAAGCTGATATAACCGGCGAGTTTGTCTTCTTCTCTTCCGTTGCTAAATTTGTCGAGGATGAATTTAACTGGTTTGGGCATTCCTTTGGGTTTGTCACCGATCGCAAAATCACCCAGTTTGGTTAAACTCATCAATTCTAAGGCTGACTCGAAGACGAGACGGATGGGGACTCTTTGAAGGCGCTGACGCAACCACATCACTTGATCATAGTCAAACAGCAAGCTGCCGAAGAACACATCTGCGCCTTGGAGTGATGCTTCTACCTCGATTCCCTTGGTGGTAATATCGCGATCGCTAAACACCCGAATATCCAACTCCGGACAGCGAGAGTTAGCCACAAAAGCCGCTTTCCTGTACAAGTCAGCGTTGAACGATTCAAACCCAGCAATCAAGACGATACGTTTCATGCCCTTAATCTAAGAAATATTTCTTTACCTTGATCTTAAACGTCGTTTGGGCTGATGGGGGAATATCTACCTACAGATTTAGCTTAGGGAGAAGTCAATAGGAGAAGTCATCTGAAAAATCATGGCAATTAATCCATTTGACTATATTGGATTTCTTGCAGAAGTCGGGCATCGGTTAAGGGTTAAAGCGCGGAACTTTTTCTTTAACACTTACCCTTTACCATTTCACCACCTCTTGCTAAAATTGCCGGATTACTCCCAATCTTGATAAATCTGGATAAGTGAGTTCTTTTTTTGTTAAAATGCACTAAAACCTGCTCGTTTAGTTCGCTTAAATACCTATTCTCTCTACCAGACTGCTTATGGTGAAGATAATACTTCAATTACCAATTGCTAACCAGCACTTAAACAAAGTGATTAACGGAAGTTGATACTTAGAATTGGCAGCGTTTTGAG includes the following:
- the bchH gene encoding magnesium chelatase subunit H, giving the protein MKRIVLIAGFESFNADLYRKAAFVANSRCPELDIRVFSDRDITTKGIEVEASLQGADVFFGSLLFDYDQVMWLRQRLQRVPIRLVFESALELMSLTKLGDFAIGDKPKGMPKPVKFILDKFSNGREEDKLAGYISFLKIGPKLLKFVPVQKVQDLRNWLIIYGYWNAGGPENVASLFWTLAEKYLKLKIGDIPPPLETPNMGLLHPDYQGFFTSPREYLEWYQKKIRTSPPFQEGLGGSPSIKPVVGILLYRKHVITKLPYIPQLISQFETAGLIPLPIFINGVEGHVAVRDWMTTDYEIQQRQLGNIQTPSLSNEAVKIDAIVSTIGFPLVGGPAGSMEAGRQIEVAKRILTAKNIPYIIAAPLLIQDIYSWTRQGVGGLQSVVLYALPELDGAIDTIPLGGLVGEQIYLVPERVQRLIGRVKSWVSLRQKPVSERKISIILYGFPPGYGAVGTAALLNVPRSLIKFLHALKDQGYTVGDIPDDGEELIRRVKAADENPTPTLPASGEGVISPLVYGGVRGGSSVNARTLEKWLGYLRTSRIEKQWKSLTGTGIKTYGDEFNIGGVQLGNIWIGVQPPLGIQGDPMRLMFERDLTPHPQYAAFYKWLQNDFQADAVVHFGMHGTVEWLPGSPLGNTGYSWSDILLGNLPNLYIYAANNPSESILAKRRGYGVLISHNVPPYGRAGLYKELVALRDLIAEYREDPQKNYLLKEGICKKIVDTGLDADCPFEDAKRLGITFSPENVRLFSGHAFDDYLVKLYEYLQVLECRLFSSGLHVLGEAPNEEEMAGYLNGYFGEDNEPPRCQERQEEEGEIRDLLMQSTDELTNLLRGLNGEFILPAPGGDLLRDGAGVLPTGRNIHALDPYRMPSPAAFERGREIGRKMISQHLDEHGKYPETVAVLLWGLDAIKTKGESLGILLELVGAEPVKEGTGRIVRYELKSLGDVGHPRIDVLGNLSGIFRDSFVNIIELLDDLFQRAADADESEEENFIRKHALALKAQGVENTSARLFSNPAGDFGSLVNDRVVDGNWESGEELGNTWQSRNVFSYGREDKGQARPEVLQTLLKTSDRIIQEIDSVEYGLTDIQEYYANTGGLKKAAEKQSGKKVTTSFVESFSKDTTPRNLDDLLRMEYRTKLLNPKWADAMANQGSGGAFEISQRMTALIGWGGTADFTDDWVYDQAADTYALDADMAEKLRKANPEAFRNIIGRMLEAHGRGFWQTDQDKLDKLRQLYDLTDEQLEGVTV
- a CDS encoding type II toxin-antitoxin system death-on-curing family toxin, with amino-acid sequence MQNPKFVEKEDVLSIHDKQLRLYGGLPGIRDEGSLESAISAPQATFGGEFLYPTIVEQAATYLFNINKNHAFIDGNKRVSFAVMVTFLNMNDYKINKEGKEAEELTIQVADNKVNKQELIEILKDCITELF
- a CDS encoding CCA tRNA nucleotidyltransferase, whose amino-acid sequence is MQSSVFSRLSPENWPFSLEWLPQPAYMVGGAVRDAIIGRSREYLDLDFIIPSDAVKVARKIAQHYQAGFVLLDKERRIARVVFPQATADFAQQEGESLITDLHRRDFTINAIAYNPHTQEIIDPLQGCADIDLGLLRMISSANLQDDPLRLMRGYRQAAQLGFTIESATQAAIRSLAPYITQVAAERVRVEIGYLLGSYQGTAKITNAWEDGLLASFFKNANRESLIKLAAVDKAATLLTENWPQLGIELQRYVRDTIKTSWFGIAKLACLVHPNPEIAEIELQQLTYSRAEIRAVAIALKLFPQFKKTNMSLREQYCLFQEVGIVFTATAALALAHDAPVDAIAPLISRYLNPDDLVAHTTPLVSGKDLIIALNIPPSPMVGKMLTEIAVAQVEGRIGTVEDAIAFARGLVEN
- a CDS encoding type II toxin-antitoxin system HicB family antitoxin, which encodes MPAKPMKFIITIFQDEDGIFIAECPSIPGCVSQGKTEREAEENIQDAIKECLEVRLKKGMPLTVITREVEVYI
- a CDS encoding adenosine deaminase family protein codes for the protein MKRYWQLLIAFVIGVGIFCGVNYGESLFLPAFSRENSGQQKISLQTNTYLEKVRQDQKLLRTFLQKMPKGGELHTHLSGDITPERLLELAAQSKQIKYFVRVPNQIYRADDPKAYQFVALSPDTQPGSQDSNHTLIPASQLLNPQTESQRQHKQKYRQALMISEAEPDPNTVFFNATFARSDVVTSNPEIVRQMLADVVEKAHKHHISYVEPMLSPFPGNPLGKNKADEYKVLNLTTSREYLTSLIEAVEQANQQLPKNERVEVRFMLSFRRTSAKQFTQLPIAFELAAANDKVGKMIAGINLVGNEYSTDPEIGQAIAQPDNISNYIIALRRLYPSVRLSIHAGETDKWDWHIRDSILLGAERIGHGVNLVTSPEAKSVKQICDAVNSDTIFQAKSAEESLMRRRGILIEACPTSNHLLLKIPFTCHPFKKWLRMGIPVSLNTDDAGIFGTNITEEFARVVESQPDLSWEEVKKIARASLEHAFVSESTQTELIKNWEMQIKQFEAAINQESLKS
- a CDS encoding type II toxin-antitoxin system HicA family toxin; amino-acid sequence: MPAIPILKPTEVIKAFEKLGWEVSRQRGSHIILTKEGHPATLSVPNHYEVARGTLRSLISKAGITADEFIEALED
- a CDS encoding type II toxin-antitoxin system HicB family antitoxin; protein product: MENSFTAVFEKVDDWYIGYVQELPGANVQEKTLEEARESLREAIELILISNRELTEQQLYKIDKGGQDANPTRV
- a CDS encoding Uma2 family endonuclease, whose translation is MVQALPKIVTFAEFIEWLPDKGRYELHDGVIVEMNPPVGFHEDIICFLSERITAEYLRLNLPYGIPRTTFVKPPASESSYLPDVLVINRSILANDATWKKSAIISQPDSIPLVIEVVSTNWQDDYYKKLGDYERLGIHEYWIVDYLALGSRRFIGNPKEPTISIHELIDGEYQVSHFRGSDLIVSPTFANLNLTAEQILKAGNIFE